Proteins co-encoded in one Acinetobacter lwoffii genomic window:
- a CDS encoding adenosine kinase — protein MATVDLFAIGNALIDQEFKVSDDFLTAHHLQKGTMQLADGETQATLYQNLQATQVYKGQASGGSAANTTVAFSALGGSAFYGCRVGNDELGHIYLQGLNDAGIKTTTQSISEGVTGTCMVLVSPDSERTMHTYLGITAELTDQQIDFSALHSAKWLYLEGYLSTSDTARHAVQQARDIARANGVKIALTLSDPAMVQYARAGLDEMIADGVDLLLCNQQEALMYTETDNLEAALLKLKTISQHVVITLSAEGALISDHQNTFTVPGRKVTAVDANGAGDAFAGAFLYGLNANLGLQAAAELAILISSQVVSQFGPRLAVEDYAALLQDFQKECA, from the coding sequence ATGGCAACTGTTGATCTTTTTGCGATTGGTAATGCGCTGATTGACCAAGAATTTAAAGTTTCTGATGACTTTTTAACTGCACATCACTTGCAAAAAGGCACCATGCAACTTGCAGATGGTGAGACTCAGGCCACTCTTTATCAAAATCTTCAAGCGACTCAAGTGTATAAAGGTCAGGCTTCAGGCGGCTCAGCAGCCAACACTACCGTGGCATTTTCTGCGCTCGGTGGTTCTGCATTTTATGGCTGTCGGGTCGGAAATGACGAACTCGGACACATCTACCTGCAAGGTTTGAATGATGCCGGTATTAAGACCACCACCCAATCAATCAGTGAAGGTGTGACAGGAACCTGTATGGTTCTGGTCAGCCCTGATTCTGAACGTACCATGCATACTTATCTGGGTATTACGGCCGAACTGACTGATCAACAAATTGATTTCAGCGCATTACATAGCGCGAAATGGCTATATCTCGAAGGTTATTTATCAACTTCTGACACAGCACGTCATGCCGTACAACAAGCACGTGATATTGCCCGTGCTAATGGCGTTAAAATTGCTCTAACTTTATCTGATCCTGCCATGGTGCAATATGCCCGTGCCGGTTTGGATGAAATGATTGCAGATGGTGTAGACTTGCTGTTATGTAACCAGCAAGAAGCGCTGATGTATACAGAAACAGATAATCTTGAGGCAGCCCTGCTTAAATTAAAAACAATCAGTCAGCACGTTGTCATTACATTGTCAGCTGAAGGCGCACTGATTTCGGATCATCAGAATACTTTTACTGTTCCTGGTCGCAAAGTCACTGCAGTAGATGCCAACGGTGCCGGTGACGCTTTTGCCGGGGCTTTCCTGTACGGATTGAATGCTAATTTGGGTTTACAAGCTGCGGCTGAACTGGCGATTCTGATTTCGAGCCAAGTGGTTTCACAATTTGGTCCGCGCCTGGCAGTTGAAGACTATGCGGCATTATTACAAGACTTTCAAAAGGAATGTGCTTAA